A genomic region of Rhodanobacter sp. contains the following coding sequences:
- the sucB gene encoding dihydrolipoyllysine-residue succinyltransferase — protein MSTEVKVPVLPESVSDATIATWHKKAGDAVKRDENLVDLETDKVVLEVPAPVDGVLKEIKFQSGETVNSQQVIAVIEEGATAAAPAPAAAAPAPAAATPAPAAPKAAAELSPAAQRVATENKVDTSAIAGTGRDGRIIKEDVVNAGSRPAAAPAAAPAAAPTPGARPEERVAMTRMRAKIAERLMQSKNSIAMLTSFNEVNLAAVSKMRKDLGEQFQKEHGVKLGFMSFFVKATVEALKRHPIINASVDGNDIIYHGYQDVSIAVSTDKGLVTPVLRNAENMSFADVEKGIADYAKKARDGKLTLEDLQGGTFTITNGGTFGSLLSTPIVNPPQSAILGMHTIKERAIVENGQVIAAPMMYLAISYDHRIIDGKDAVLFLVDIKNQLENPHKMLLGI, from the coding sequence ATGTCCACTGAAGTCAAAGTCCCCGTTCTGCCCGAGTCGGTCTCCGACGCCACCATCGCCACCTGGCACAAGAAGGCCGGCGACGCGGTGAAGCGCGACGAGAACCTGGTCGATCTGGAAACCGACAAGGTGGTGCTGGAAGTGCCGGCGCCGGTCGACGGCGTGCTCAAGGAAATCAAGTTCCAGAGCGGCGAGACCGTGAACAGCCAGCAGGTGATCGCGGTGATCGAGGAAGGCGCCACGGCCGCCGCCCCGGCTCCGGCCGCTGCTGCGCCTGCACCCGCCGCCGCGACGCCCGCTCCGGCCGCGCCGAAGGCCGCCGCCGAGCTGTCGCCGGCCGCGCAGCGCGTCGCCACCGAGAACAAGGTCGACACCTCCGCCATCGCCGGCACCGGCCGCGACGGCCGCATCATCAAGGAAGACGTGGTGAACGCCGGCTCGCGTCCCGCGGCTGCTCCGGCCGCCGCACCGGCGGCGGCGCCCACGCCGGGTGCACGTCCGGAAGAGCGCGTGGCGATGACCCGCATGCGCGCCAAGATCGCCGAACGCCTGATGCAGTCGAAGAACTCGATCGCCATGCTCACCTCGTTCAACGAAGTGAACCTGGCCGCGGTCAGCAAGATGCGCAAGGACCTCGGCGAGCAGTTCCAGAAGGAACACGGCGTCAAGCTCGGCTTCATGAGCTTCTTCGTCAAGGCCACGGTCGAGGCGCTGAAGCGCCACCCGATCATCAACGCCTCGGTGGACGGCAACGACATCATCTACCACGGCTACCAGGACGTCTCCATCGCCGTGTCCACCGACAAGGGCCTGGTCACCCCGGTGCTGCGCAACGCCGAGAACATGAGCTTCGCCGACGTCGAGAAGGGCATCGCCGACTACGCCAAGAAGGCGCGCGACGGCAAGCTCACGCTGGAAGACCTGCAGGGCGGCACCTTCACCATCACCAACGGCGGCACCTTCGGCTCGCTGCTCTCCACGCCCATCGTGAACCCGCCGCAGAGCGCCATCCTCGGCATGCACACGATCAAGGAGCGCGCCATCGTCGAGAACGGCCAGGTGATCGCCGCACCGATGATGTACCTCGCGATCAGCTACGACCACCGCATCATCGACGGCAAGGACGCGGTGCTGTTCCTGGTCGACATCAAGAACCAGCTCGAGAACCCGCACAAGATGCTGCTGGGCATTTGA
- the pilH gene encoding twitching motility response regulator PilH — protein MARILIVDDSPSQLLGLKRIVEKLGHETLTAEDGAAGVEVAKREIPDLILMDVVMPNLNGFQATRTISKDASTAHIPVVLVTTKDQDTDRVWGMRQGARAYVTKPIKEEELVATLKELLPA, from the coding sequence ATGGCACGCATCCTGATCGTCGACGACTCGCCTTCGCAATTGCTGGGGCTGAAGCGCATCGTCGAAAAGCTCGGTCACGAGACCCTCACGGCCGAGGACGGCGCCGCGGGCGTCGAGGTGGCCAAGCGCGAGATCCCCGACCTGATCCTGATGGACGTGGTGATGCCCAACCTCAATGGTTTCCAGGCCACCCGCACGATCAGCAAGGACGCCTCCACCGCGCATATCCCGGTGGTGCTGGTAACCACCAAGGATCAGGACACCGATCGCGTCTGGGGCATGCGCCAGGGCGCCAGGGCCTACGTCACCAAGCCGATCAAGGAAGAAGAACTGGTGGCCACGTTGAAGGAACTGCTGCCAGCCTGA
- a CDS encoding 2-oxoglutarate dehydrogenase E1 component: MSTNLIREFFESSQLAGGNADYVESLYDAWLTDPSSVPAEWSKYFETFKGREAGDVPHGGAISRIEAAQKQRHVAVAAPVSDEHARKQAGVLRLLTAYRSRGHLAANLDPLGLAHKMEAPDLGLAFHGLSDADLDTEFDCGTYAGGGQRLKLRELLARLKKVYTGTIGAEFMYISDHAQRNWIYSRLEQAGGSAGLDKAGKQRVLDGLTAAEGLERYLHTKYVGQKRFSLEGGDSLIPMVDDVVRAAGDNGIKDVVIGMAHRGRLNVLVNILGKPPKTLFNEFEGKFEHNDHDDGAHSGDVKYHMGFSADVRTPQGGTHVALAFNPSHLEIVNPVVAGSVHARQVRRKDGDRTSAFAVLIHGDAAMAGQGVNMELFNMSQARGFKIGGTLHIVVNNQVGFTTSNPQDARSTLYCTDLAKMVNAPVWHVNGDDPEAVIQVTRLAYEFRKQFRKDVVIDLVCYRRHGHNEADEPSATQPVMYQVIKKRPTTRELYAKELVQQGVLAEGDAQKQFDAYRDRLEAGSAMTELHPSLTKDVEVDWSQFLGNKLSMPAKTGVAKKKLVELAKRILDIPKDITLQSRVAKIYDDRRKMAAGEQPGDWGFAENLAYASLIDEGHNLRLVGQDAGRGTFFHRHAVLHDQKDGHTYMPLATLRADADVEVIDSLLSEEAVMAFEYGHATTDPHTLNIWEAQFGDFANGAQVVIDQFISSGEAKWDRLCGLALYLPHGYEGQGPEHSSARLERFLQLCAMENMQVCVPTTPAQDFHMIRRQMLRPVRKPLIVMTPKSLLRHKLAVSTLDELANGSFQLVIGEHRELAAKKVKRVVLCAGKVYYDLLEDAEKRGANDVAIVRVEQLYPFPRAEVVAELEKYPSAKEVVWCQEEPMNQGAWFQIRHHLQACVGAKQSLSYAGRARSAAPAAGHLNDHVAEQAALVEQALVAPVGTDHSAE, from the coding sequence GTGAGTACAAACCTGATCCGCGAGTTCTTCGAATCTTCCCAACTCGCTGGCGGCAACGCCGATTACGTCGAATCCCTGTACGACGCCTGGCTCACCGACCCTTCGTCGGTGCCTGCCGAGTGGAGCAAATATTTCGAGACCTTCAAGGGCCGCGAGGCCGGCGACGTCCCCCACGGCGGCGCCATTTCGCGCATCGAGGCAGCGCAGAAGCAGCGCCATGTCGCGGTCGCCGCGCCGGTCAGCGACGAGCATGCGCGCAAGCAGGCGGGCGTGCTGCGCCTGCTGACCGCCTACCGCTCGCGCGGCCACCTCGCCGCCAACCTCGATCCGCTGGGCCTCGCCCACAAGATGGAAGCGCCCGATCTCGGCCTGGCCTTCCACGGCCTTTCCGACGCCGACCTCGATACCGAATTCGACTGCGGCACCTATGCCGGCGGCGGTCAGCGCCTCAAGCTGCGCGAGCTGCTGGCACGGCTCAAGAAGGTCTACACCGGCACCATCGGCGCCGAGTTCATGTACATCAGCGACCATGCCCAGCGGAATTGGATCTACAGCCGGCTGGAGCAGGCCGGCGGCAGCGCGGGGCTGGACAAGGCCGGCAAGCAGCGTGTCCTCGACGGCCTGACCGCTGCCGAAGGGCTCGAACGCTACCTCCACACCAAGTACGTCGGGCAGAAGCGCTTCTCGCTGGAAGGCGGCGACAGCCTGATCCCGATGGTGGACGACGTGGTGCGCGCCGCCGGCGACAACGGCATCAAGGACGTGGTGATCGGCATGGCCCACCGCGGCCGCCTCAACGTGCTGGTGAACATCCTCGGCAAGCCGCCGAAGACCCTCTTCAACGAGTTCGAGGGCAAGTTCGAGCATAACGACCACGACGACGGCGCCCATTCCGGCGACGTGAAGTACCACATGGGCTTCTCCGCCGACGTGCGCACGCCGCAGGGCGGCACCCACGTGGCGCTGGCGTTCAATCCCTCGCACCTGGAAATCGTCAATCCGGTGGTGGCCGGCTCCGTGCATGCGCGCCAGGTGCGCCGCAAGGACGGCGACCGCACCTCGGCCTTCGCCGTACTGATCCACGGCGACGCCGCGATGGCCGGCCAGGGCGTGAACATGGAACTGTTCAACATGTCGCAGGCGCGCGGCTTCAAGATCGGCGGCACCCTGCACATCGTGGTGAACAACCAGGTGGGCTTCACCACCTCCAACCCGCAGGACGCCCGCTCCACGCTGTACTGCACCGACCTGGCCAAGATGGTCAACGCACCGGTATGGCACGTCAACGGCGACGATCCGGAAGCGGTGATCCAGGTCACCCGCCTCGCCTACGAGTTCCGCAAGCAGTTCCGCAAGGACGTGGTGATCGACCTGGTCTGCTACCGCCGCCACGGCCACAACGAGGCGGACGAACCCTCCGCCACCCAGCCGGTGATGTACCAGGTCATCAAGAAGCGCCCCACCACGCGCGAGTTGTATGCAAAGGAACTGGTGCAGCAGGGCGTGCTGGCCGAGGGCGACGCCCAGAAGCAGTTCGACGCCTACCGCGACCGCCTCGAGGCCGGCTCGGCGATGACCGAGCTGCACCCGTCGCTGACCAAGGACGTGGAAGTGGACTGGAGCCAGTTCCTCGGCAACAAGCTCTCGATGCCGGCGAAGACCGGCGTGGCGAAGAAAAAGCTGGTCGAGCTGGCCAAGCGCATCCTGGACATCCCCAAGGACATCACGCTGCAATCGCGCGTCGCCAAGATCTACGACGACCGCCGCAAGATGGCCGCCGGCGAGCAGCCGGGCGACTGGGGCTTCGCCGAGAACCTCGCCTACGCCAGCCTGATCGACGAAGGCCACAACCTGCGCCTGGTCGGCCAGGACGCCGGCCGCGGCACCTTCTTCCACCGCCACGCCGTGCTGCACGACCAGAAGGACGGCCACACCTACATGCCGCTGGCCACGCTGCGCGCCGACGCCGACGTGGAAGTGATCGACTCGCTGCTCAGCGAGGAGGCGGTGATGGCCTTCGAATACGGCCACGCCACCACCGACCCGCACACGCTCAACATCTGGGAAGCGCAGTTCGGCGACTTCGCCAACGGCGCCCAGGTGGTGATCGACCAGTTCATCAGCTCCGGCGAAGCCAAGTGGGACCGCCTGTGCGGCCTCGCGCTGTACCTGCCGCACGGCTACGAAGGCCAGGGCCCGGAGCACTCCTCCGCCCGCCTCGAACGCTTCCTGCAGTTGTGCGCGATGGAGAACATGCAGGTCTGCGTGCCCACCACGCCGGCGCAGGATTTCCACATGATCCGCCGCCAGATGCTGCGCCCGGTGCGCAAGCCGCTGATCGTGATGACGCCGAAATCGCTGCTGCGCCACAAGCTGGCCGTCTCCACGCTGGACGAGCTGGCCAACGGCAGCTTCCAGTTGGTGATCGGCGAGCACCGCGAGCTGGCCGCGAAGAAGGTCAAGCGCGTGGTGCTGTGCGCGGGCAAGGTCTACTACGACCTGCTCGAGGACGCCGAGAAGCGCGGCGCCAACGACGTCGCCATCGTGCGCGTGGAGCAGCTCTACCCGTTCCCGCGCGCCGAGGTCGTGGCCGAACTGGAGAAGTACCCTTCCGCCAAGGAAGTGGTGTGGTGCCAGGAAGAGCCGATGAACCAGGGCGCCTGGTTCCAGATCCGCCACCACCTGCAGGCCTGCGTGGGCGCCAAGCAGAGCCTGTCCTACGCCGGCCGCGCCCGCTCGGCCGCGCCGGCCGCGGGCCACCTCAACGACCACGTGGCCGAACAGGCCGCGCTGGTCGAGCAGGCGCTGGTCGCACCGGTCGGCACCGACCACTCGGCAGAATAA
- the lpdA_2 gene encoding dihydrolipoyl dehydrogenase encodes MSDKFDVIVIGAGPAGYVAAIRAAQLGLKTACVDAFAGKDGKQALGGTCLNVGCIPSKALLDSSRQYWNIAHNLPVHGISVKDATVDMATFIGRKDKIVKQFTGGIGQLFKANKVTPFFGTGKLLKGNDVEITAPDGGKQTISATNVILASGSVPIELPFAKFDGKHIVDNAGALDFTEVPKRLGVIGAGVIGLELGSVWKRMGAEVTILEALPDFLSVADADVAKIAKKEFEKQGLTIKLGAKLTKAEVKKNEVALTYEDKDGAHELVVDKLLVAVGRRAYTTGLLADDCGVKLDERGRIVVDAHNHTGVDGVWAIGDAVRGPMLAHKGSEEGVAVAEWIAGKAGHVNFDTIPWVIYTEPEIAWAGKTEKELKDAGIPYKVGTFPFAAIGRAVAMNEAVGQVKMLAHADTDRILGVHMVGPGVSELIAECVVAMEFKGSSEDLARIVHAHPTLSEAVHEAALSVDKRAIHKGN; translated from the coding sequence ATGAGCGACAAATTCGACGTCATCGTCATCGGCGCCGGCCCCGCCGGCTACGTGGCCGCGATCCGCGCCGCGCAGCTGGGCCTGAAGACCGCCTGCGTGGACGCCTTCGCCGGCAAGGACGGCAAGCAGGCGCTGGGCGGCACCTGCCTCAACGTGGGCTGCATCCCCTCCAAGGCGCTGCTGGATTCCTCGCGGCAGTACTGGAACATCGCGCACAACCTCCCGGTGCACGGCATCAGCGTGAAGGACGCCACGGTCGACATGGCCACCTTCATCGGCCGCAAGGACAAGATCGTCAAGCAGTTCACCGGCGGCATCGGCCAGCTGTTTAAGGCCAACAAGGTCACCCCGTTCTTCGGCACCGGCAAGCTGCTGAAGGGCAACGACGTGGAGATCACCGCGCCGGATGGCGGCAAGCAGACGATCAGCGCCACCAACGTGATCCTCGCCTCGGGCTCGGTGCCGATCGAGCTGCCGTTCGCCAAGTTCGACGGCAAGCACATCGTCGACAACGCCGGCGCGCTGGACTTCACCGAAGTGCCGAAGCGCCTGGGCGTGATCGGCGCCGGCGTGATCGGCCTCGAACTCGGCAGCGTGTGGAAGCGCATGGGCGCCGAAGTCACCATCCTCGAGGCGCTGCCCGATTTCCTCTCGGTGGCCGACGCCGACGTGGCCAAGATCGCCAAGAAGGAATTCGAGAAGCAGGGCCTCACCATCAAGCTCGGCGCCAAGCTGACCAAGGCCGAGGTGAAGAAGAACGAAGTCGCGCTGACCTACGAAGACAAGGACGGCGCGCACGAGCTGGTGGTGGACAAGTTGCTGGTGGCCGTGGGCCGCCGCGCCTACACCACCGGTCTGCTGGCCGACGACTGCGGCGTGAAGCTGGACGAGCGCGGCCGCATCGTGGTCGACGCGCACAACCACACCGGCGTGGACGGCGTGTGGGCCATCGGCGACGCCGTGCGCGGCCCGATGCTCGCGCACAAGGGTTCCGAGGAAGGCGTGGCGGTGGCCGAGTGGATCGCCGGCAAGGCCGGCCACGTCAACTTCGACACCATCCCGTGGGTGATCTACACCGAGCCGGAAATCGCCTGGGCCGGCAAGACCGAGAAGGAACTGAAGGACGCCGGCATCCCGTACAAGGTCGGCACCTTCCCGTTCGCCGCCATCGGCCGCGCCGTGGCGATGAACGAGGCCGTCGGCCAGGTGAAGATGCTCGCCCACGCCGATACGGATCGCATCCTCGGCGTGCACATGGTCGGCCCGGGCGTGTCCGAGCTGATCGCCGAGTGCGTGGTGGCGATGGAGTTCAAGGGCTCCTCCGAAGACCTCGCCCGCATCGTCCACGCCCATCCGACCCTGTCGGAAGCCGTGCACGAAGCGGCGCTGTCGGTGGACAAGCGCGCCATCCACAAGGGCAACTGA
- a CDS encoding peroxiredoxin gives MSIQIGQPLPDVAVKVIDDGRIEPARTGALFAARKAVLFAVPGAFTPTCSEKHLPGYVQHHDAFRDRGIAVYCLAVNDAYVMQAWAAAQNVPPGLLLLADGNADFVRALGLELDGSAYGMGLRARRFALYAEDGAVRQLHVEAPGEFRVSGAEAMLAAIG, from the coding sequence ATGAGCATCCAGATCGGCCAGCCGCTGCCCGACGTCGCCGTCAAGGTCATCGACGACGGCCGCATCGAGCCCGCCCGCACCGGTGCGCTGTTCGCCGCCCGCAAGGCCGTGCTGTTCGCCGTGCCGGGCGCTTTCACTCCGACGTGCTCGGAAAAGCATCTGCCCGGCTATGTGCAACACCACGACGCGTTCCGGGATCGCGGCATCGCCGTGTACTGTCTCGCCGTCAACGACGCCTACGTGATGCAAGCCTGGGCTGCCGCGCAAAACGTACCGCCCGGGTTGCTGCTGCTCGCGGACGGCAACGCCGACTTCGTCCGTGCGCTGGGCCTGGAGCTGGACGGCAGCGCCTACGGCATGGGGCTGCGCGCACGCCGCTTCGCGCTGTACGCGGAAGACGGCGCGGTGCGCCAGCTGCATGTGGAAGCGCCGGGCGAATTCCGCGTGTCGGGCGCGGAGGCGATGCTGGCCGCCATCGGCTAG
- a CDS encoding DnaJ C-terminal domain-containing protein, whose product MESKDYYEILGVKPGASEAEIKTAYRKLARKYHPDKNKEAGAEEKFKAANEAQEVLLDPEKRRTYDQWRAGGYRGGESFRPGQGAGQGQPFDFGGEGDFSDFFESLFGARGAGAQRGGQPRARRGQDVQARVEIDLQTAFDGGRTRVSLHDGRGDERVLEVKIPAGIQPGQVIRLAGQGHPGHGGAPNGDLLLEVGIRDDARFKLDGRDVLHVLPLSPWEAALGATVPVPTLAGTVELRIPAGSQSGRKLRLKGRGLPGAQSGDQLVELSIRAPAAETDKQRSAWEALRKHYADYDPRR is encoded by the coding sequence GTGGAATCCAAAGACTATTACGAGATCCTCGGCGTGAAGCCCGGGGCCAGCGAGGCGGAGATCAAGACCGCCTACCGCAAGCTCGCGCGCAAGTACCACCCGGACAAGAACAAGGAGGCGGGCGCCGAGGAGAAATTCAAGGCGGCGAACGAGGCGCAGGAAGTGCTGCTCGATCCCGAGAAGCGCCGCACCTACGACCAGTGGCGCGCGGGCGGTTACCGCGGCGGCGAATCGTTCCGGCCGGGGCAGGGAGCGGGGCAGGGCCAGCCTTTCGACTTCGGCGGCGAGGGCGACTTCAGCGATTTCTTCGAAAGCCTGTTCGGTGCCCGCGGCGCCGGCGCCCAGCGTGGTGGCCAGCCGCGCGCGCGGCGGGGCCAGGACGTGCAGGCACGGGTGGAGATCGACTTGCAGACCGCCTTCGACGGCGGCCGCACGCGGGTGTCGCTGCACGATGGCCGCGGCGACGAGCGCGTGCTGGAGGTGAAGATCCCCGCCGGCATCCAGCCGGGGCAGGTGATCCGCCTGGCCGGGCAGGGACATCCCGGTCATGGCGGTGCGCCGAACGGCGACCTGCTGCTCGAAGTGGGCATCCGCGACGATGCGCGTTTCAAGCTGGATGGCCGCGACGTACTGCACGTGCTGCCGCTCAGTCCATGGGAGGCGGCGCTGGGTGCCACGGTGCCGGTGCCGACCCTGGCCGGCACGGTGGAGCTGCGCATTCCGGCCGGTTCGCAATCGGGTCGCAAGCTGCGCCTGAAGGGGCGCGGGCTGCCGGGCGCGCAATCGGGCGACCAACTGGTGGAATTGTCGATCCGGGCCCCGGCGGCGGAGACCGACAAGCAACGCTCGGCCTGGGAGGCGTTGCGCAAGCACTATGCGGACTACGATCCGCGGCGCTGA
- a CDS encoding TIGR00730 family Rossman fold protein → MPQPTSLCVYCGSSPGKHPEYAEQARAFGAEMARRGIALVYGGGNVGLMGIVADAVLAGGGKVIGVIPRQLVEREVAHKGLTELVVVDTMHQRKTRMYELSDAFVALPGGFGTMDEMFEMLTWAQLGLHRYPCAFLDVRGYYRDLRAMMDRMVGERFVRAEQRDSLWFGEDIGALFDWMSGYEGHYQPKWIDRDSVDA, encoded by the coding sequence ATGCCCCAACCCACCTCCCTCTGCGTCTACTGCGGCTCCAGCCCCGGCAAGCATCCCGAATACGCCGAACAGGCGCGCGCCTTCGGTGCCGAGATGGCCAGGCGCGGCATCGCGCTGGTCTACGGCGGCGGCAACGTGGGGCTGATGGGCATCGTGGCCGATGCGGTGCTGGCCGGCGGCGGCAAGGTGATCGGCGTGATTCCGCGCCAGCTGGTCGAGCGCGAGGTGGCGCACAAGGGCCTCACCGAGCTGGTGGTGGTGGACACCATGCACCAGCGCAAGACGCGCATGTACGAACTGTCCGATGCCTTCGTCGCCCTGCCCGGCGGCTTCGGCACCATGGACGAGATGTTCGAGATGCTGACCTGGGCGCAGCTCGGCCTGCACCGCTACCCTTGCGCCTTCCTCGACGTGCGCGGCTATTACCGCGATCTGCGCGCGATGATGGACCGCATGGTCGGCGAACGCTTCGTGCGCGCCGAGCAGCGCGACAGCCTCTGGTTCGGCGAGGACATCGGCGCGCTGTTCGACTGGATGAGCGGCTACGAAGGCCACTACCAGCCAAAGTGGATCGACCGCGACAGCGTCGACGCCTGA
- a CDS encoding MDR family oxidoreductase produces MTSFRAFRIHHDDAGHRAAIERIDTDALTPGEVLVKVAYSSVNYKDALAGTGKGRILRHYPLNGGIDVAGHVAASTDPKFKEGAAVLCTGSGLSETRDGGYAEYARLDTRWTIPLPAGLDLRESMILGTAGFTAALALLHMLDNGQTPALGPIAVTGASGGVGQLAIDIFSRAGYAVHAISGKADHFDFLKSLGAAECIDRHALAFSGKPMDSTRFGGALDNVGGAMLAGLLPLIAPYGNVAICGNAGGIAFDSTVMPFIIRGVNLLGVASAGTARPVRERVWEHLAGDWKPRHLARIVTREAVLDELPDVFGRMLAGDSFGRTLVRIGGG; encoded by the coding sequence ATGACGTCCTTCCGCGCCTTCCGCATCCACCACGACGACGCCGGCCATCGCGCCGCCATCGAGCGGATCGACACCGACGCGCTGACGCCCGGCGAGGTGCTGGTCAAGGTGGCGTACTCCTCGGTGAACTACAAGGATGCGCTGGCCGGCACCGGCAAGGGCCGCATCCTGCGCCACTACCCGCTCAACGGCGGCATCGACGTGGCCGGCCACGTGGCCGCTTCGACCGATCCGAAGTTCAAGGAAGGCGCTGCCGTACTGTGCACCGGCAGCGGCTTGTCCGAAACGCGCGACGGCGGCTACGCCGAATACGCGCGGCTGGACACGCGCTGGACGATTCCGTTGCCCGCCGGCCTCGACCTGCGCGAAAGCATGATCCTCGGCACCGCCGGCTTCACCGCCGCGCTGGCGCTGCTGCACATGCTGGACAACGGCCAGACGCCCGCACTGGGCCCGATCGCCGTCACCGGCGCCAGCGGCGGCGTGGGCCAACTCGCCATCGACATCTTCAGCCGCGCCGGCTACGCGGTGCATGCGATCAGCGGCAAGGCCGACCACTTCGATTTCCTGAAGTCGCTGGGCGCCGCCGAATGCATCGACCGCCACGCACTCGCCTTCAGCGGCAAGCCGATGGATTCGACCCGCTTCGGCGGCGCGCTGGACAACGTGGGCGGGGCGATGCTCGCCGGCCTGCTGCCGCTGATCGCGCCCTACGGCAACGTGGCGATCTGCGGCAACGCCGGCGGCATCGCCTTCGACAGCACGGTGATGCCTTTCATCATCCGCGGCGTGAACCTGCTGGGCGTGGCCTCGGCGGGTACCGCGCGACCGGTGCGCGAACGCGTGTGGGAGCATCTGGCCGGCGACTGGAAACCCCGCCACCTGGCGCGCATCGTCACCCGCGAAGCTGTCCTGGACGAGCTGCCCGACGTGTTCGGGCGCATGCTGGCCGGCGACTCCTTCGGCCGCACCTTGGTGCGGATCGGCGGCGGCTGA
- a CDS encoding Hsp20/alpha crystallin family protein, giving the protein MSLNHQVIWGLPRDARAFRHAFDRFAEFAGEPSGDAGAWSPRVDVHEEAERFVIRADVPGVDPAGIDVSMDKNVLSIRGERTAEAAADSSHCARRERPQGAFLRRFTLPDNVDAERITASNRHGVLEIALPKKAESAPRRIVIEASH; this is encoded by the coding sequence ATGAGCCTGAACCATCAAGTGATCTGGGGCCTGCCGCGCGACGCGCGCGCCTTCCGCCATGCTTTCGACCGATTCGCGGAGTTCGCCGGCGAGCCGTCCGGCGACGCCGGTGCCTGGTCGCCGCGCGTGGACGTGCACGAGGAAGCCGAGCGTTTCGTGATCCGCGCCGACGTGCCCGGCGTCGACCCGGCCGGCATCGACGTGAGCATGGACAAGAACGTGCTGTCGATCCGCGGCGAGCGCACGGCGGAGGCAGCGGCCGACTCCAGTCATTGCGCACGGCGCGAGCGCCCGCAGGGCGCGTTCCTGCGCCGCTTCACGCTGCCCGACAACGTGGACGCCGAGCGCATCACCGCCAGCAACCGGCATGGCGTGCTGGAGATCGCGTTGCCGAAGAAAGCCGAGAGCGCGCCGCGCCGCATCGTGATCGAAGCGAGCCACTGA